In Chlamydiales bacterium, the DNA window GTTGCACACGAACAAAAGGATCTCTACTTTCAACCATAAATCTAGATGCAAGCTCAACACCATATTTTCCTGTATTACCAAGGGCTGCTGCTGCAAATCTTCTTATTTCTTGATTTTTATGAGATAGCCAAGGAGCAAAAGTTTGCATTCCTTTTTGTGGATCAAACAGTGTAGTAAGCCAGCAAGCTGTAATTGCAACTCGGTAATCCATATCTAAAGTACAAGGGTAGATAAGGTCTACAACTTTTTTTGAAGCCACTTCTGATACACGCATGAGCCCAAATACACTGAGAGCTGCAATGCGCACTTCTGCATGTGAGTCATTGACCAATAAGGCAATATGTTCCAAATGGGCCTTATCGTTTAATTCTAAAACAAGTGCGCAAGCAAGGAGTCGCAAACCAGAGCGATCACTTCTTGCAAAATAAATAACCTCTTTTGCAGTAACATCTTTACAGATACCTACAATGGCAGCCACAATGCGTGCTTTTTCTTCCGCAGTCGCACTTTCACTTGCAAGAAGCCTTTTTAATATACCCTCAGCCTCTTTTAGTTGCATCTCTCCAACCGCATCAATTGCCTGCATGCGTACCTGCCATACAGGGTCTTTTTCTAAAAGAAACAAAACCTGTTTTTGCAATACCATATCCATTAAATGTGATGAAAGTTCGACAGCCACACACCTTACAAGTGAATTAGAATCTTTTAAACATTTTTTCATGATGGAGACTGCATAGGCATCTTGTGTGATTGTAGAGCCCACAAGAGCAATTAACCTTGCATACAATGTTGGAGAAGAAATTCCTTTATATAAAGTTCCCCAAGCCATCTCTTCCAAAAGATCTCTCCTTAGCTCAGGAGATGTAAAAGAAGCCTGATATTTTTGCCATGCCAAATAACACTCTCTTTCTTTACCACTTTTTGCAAGAAGCCTTATCAGTGCTTCTTGCAGCAATTGTGAGTTTGGATTTATGGTAAGTGCTTGATAAACTTCCTTTAAACCGCAATCATATTCCCCAATTTTCAAGTAAGCAAAAACTCTTCTTGATAAACGCTCTTCTTCTGACTGCACTCCTGCAAATAATAATAGAGGAAAACAGAAACACATGACTATAAACCATCTTTGATTACTCATAAAGGCAAGACCTTATTTGTAATCCAAAGTACCTTTTGAACCATCAAGATATCATTGGCATACTTTATCGTAGTAGGCCTTTTTTGCTGCAATATTCTTTCATATTCTTCCTTTGTAGAGCATTTATCCAAACACTGCTGTAAAATAACTGTAGGACCTGCATTGTAACTTGCTAAGATTACTCTAGTAGGATCTCCTGCATACCAACTATCAATTTTTATCTTTCTCTCTTCTATAGAAAAAAGTCTTTCTAATAAAACATTCATGTAAAGGGTTCCTAAACGAATATTCTTTTCTGCAGAGAATAGATCTTCTCGGTTATATGAATCCTTTGTTATCTTTCTAAGCCGAGCAAGCTCCTTTATAGTCGTAGGCCGTATTTGCATAAGACCAATTGCTCCAGCAGACGAGACCGCTGCTTGCTTAAAACCACTTTCACGGTAGATCAGAGCAGCTAAAAGAAGAGGATCTATCTTTTCTTGCAGAGCATTATTCATTACTAAAGAGCGATAAGAAGAGGGGAAAAAATGCTCTCGTAAACCAAAAAAACTAATGCAAGCTAGAACTAAAAATATAGAGGAAACTAAAATAAAAAAATTTCGTTTTTTCATTTAACCAAGTGTACCAAAAGATCTTCCACCAATAAGATGAAAATGTAAATGAAAGATGGTCTGCCCAGCTTCATGACCGTTATTAGTTAATACTCTATAGTTATCAACTATTTTAAATTGCATAGCAAGAATTTGAACAGCACGCATGATTTCACCAATCAGCCATAAATCCTCTTTTCCAACTGCTTGAATACTTGAAAAATGCTTCTTTGGCATAATTAAAATATGAACGGGTGCAACTGGATAAATATCTTTGATGGCAAGTATATGCTCATTTTCAAAAACCTTTTCCGAATCAATCTCACCTGCAATAATGCGCTCAAAAATTGTTTTCATGATCAACTCATCTTTTGAGCTTTCAAAACCTTTTCTAAGGCCTTAAATGCATCTTCTTTTGATTCCCAAACAGAAATAAAGCGTCCCTTATGGCAAAAAATCGCCCCCTGAATACCAGACACTCTCTTCAAATCATTATCGCAAAGCCCTGCCCATTCCAAAGGCAAAGGAAATCGAACACTCATGCGGTGTTCGGAATCAGGTGGAATGCCGCGCAATTTCCAATGAGTACCAGAGGGCATAATAACAAACTTAGCAGAATGTTTCTCTCCATCAAGCTCAAAAAAACTATCCTGCCAAGGAATTGCTTTATCAAACACCAGACACTCTTTTGAGCAATTCATACAATTTTGCACTGTATCTCTACAATCTTGGTTATATTTATAGCGATCCCAAAGCCTTCTTAAATGCCCATATGTAAATTGAAATGCTGCATCAAATGCGATCTGCCCCTCTTCTGCACTTGCTTCATAAGAGATAGGAGCAAAATTTGCAATGATTTGTGAAAAAAAACTATATCCAGTAAGACCTGGAGCTCTACCATTATCAAAATCATCTACCCCTTTGACTAAGCTTTCATTGAAAAAAGAGTATTCTTTCTTGTTGATAACCTTTTCTCTTAGCAAGTACTCTAAAATCATTCCAGCACTACTATATGTACCTTTATATTCTGCTTGATGATGATCGAAAAGCTTTTTGTTAGGATCATAAATACCACCTACATCACATACATATTCACATAAGCCAAGCTTACTAGAATCCCTTGTTCTTACAATTTTTCCCTCATCTACAAGTTTAAAAAGCGTTAGAAGAGCACATGCTGTTACTTCATCCGCATGAAAAGTTCCATCATGAGTTCCAACACTACGCGGTAGAGCCCCACTAAAATTTTGACTTGCACTCATTAAACTTAAACCCCAACAGAAATGATGAACCCCTAATTCTATAACCTTAGGAATATTACTCAAGTGCAAAAGAAAATAACATAAATATGCTTTTAGTACGCTTTTTTACCTAAAGTACTCCTCATCAGAGCTCACTTTTTGTGGATTCTTTGTTGATATGACATATTTTAAAAAATAAAATTTGTTATTTTTCCACAGCCATCCTTCTTTTAAAAACAGTCGGATTCTCTCTAAAAACCCGTATATATCGTTTAATTTAAGCAGCTTAAGAAACAGTACTCGATAATAATATTAACTATCAAAATTCCAACTTCTAGCCAATTACAAATCTATTGCTGTGTTGATAACTTCAAAAAACAAACTTTTGTGGAATTTTTTTTACACTTTTGTTTATAACAAAAAGATTATGGAAAGCTACCTTATCAGCAATCACTTTGACCTTGTTACTCCCGATGGCAAGATCACCAAACTTACACATCTTACTGAAACATGCCTACATGCTTTAGTAATGATTGAGAACATATCCCCTGCTTTTGTAGGCTATCAAATTGACAAATCTCTCATTTCTTTTAACATTAAGAGTAGCATAGCGCAAATAGGAGTCAATGGCATTGGCTTAGAATACTCCTTTGATCCTCAAAACCATTGCTGTGAAGTACTTGTGAATCTTACTAGCATAGGACAACTTGGCACCTATTTTTTAAATCTTTTACAAGTTGGCGCTTATCTTGGCAGGTTATTTGCAGCCGATGATAGAAGGCGTGTAAGAAACCCTGAGTACCTTTCACGCATGTTTGGAAGGTCAGATCGTTTTGGAAGACCCCTACTTTCTCTTGGAGGTATGCAAGGCAGCAATTCTCTTGTCTTAGAAAAATTGGACGGACGCACAGTTGCTTATCTTACAGTACAAGAAGGACGTGTCGAATATGATGAAACCATCATGGGCTTTCTTCCAACACTTGAAAAAAGTCTTCACTCTCATATACGCCTTCGAGAAGCTCTCAAGCTCCACCAAACATGGATCCCCGATGCTAACAGACTTGTAAGCGAAAATCATTTATTATTATTGCGAACACAGCCACTTCATATACGCACTGTATTTGGCAAAGTTGTAGATTCTCTTTTACCCCACGGTTACCATCATACTACAGCTAATATCTTGCAACCAGATACTGAAGCTTCTGGAGATATCTATGAAGTATTTGGCGATAGTCATAAAGAAATTAATGATATCCCCATTGAATTTTATACTCTAGAACCCCACAGAGAACATGTCTTTTTTTCTGATAGAGATCAATTACAACTCTCTTTGGAAGACTCCAAATGCCTTTTTAAGGCATTTGCAACAGCACCCTTTCTTGAAACTCACTTAGCTGCAGTCTTTATCGTAAAAGGCACCCAAATGCAATCACTTACCCCTCAAGACTGGATCATTAGAGAACCTAGAAAACACGACTTTCCTGGAATATCCCACAGCTCTAGACAAGCTTTAATGGTAGAAAAGTTTATCCAGCAACAACCTTCATACCCATTTTTAAAGGCAATTGTTGACGGTCTTATTACAAGCCAGGGCGTATTACTAACTAGGCATTTTCCAACTCCTCTTCTAAAGAGCATGATATTCAATGATGAGGTCCTCAGATGTCTCAAAGGCATCTATTTTCAAAGACCTTCTCTATCCTATGGCAGCTTTTTTTCACATGAAGACCGAGCTATGCTCAATGACCTCTCAAAATTTGCAGTGCCCGTCTATTGGGTTGACGAAACTACAAGAAAAACCCTTCAATACGTACAAAAACCAGAAAAAGATTCTGGAATGTTTGTGCCTCTGAACAAAATTGATCTATTTCTAAGAGCTTCGTTTTTTGGAGTTTATGGGTCAAACCTACTAGAGGGAAACTTTGAGAATGAACTCATCAATATGTTTAAAGGTCTTCTTAAATTAAAAGAGACTCTACATCACCCTCTTTTAAATAAAGATACTCCTCTAGCT includes these proteins:
- a CDS encoding HEAT repeat domain-containing protein is translated as MSNQRWFIVMCFCFPLLLFAGVQSEEERLSRRVFAYLKIGEYDCGLKEVYQALTINPNSQLLQEALIRLLAKSGKERECYLAWQKYQASFTSPELRRDLLEEMAWGTLYKGISSPTLYARLIALVGSTITQDAYAVSIMKKCLKDSNSLVRCVAVELSSHLMDMVLQKQVLFLLEKDPVWQVRMQAIDAVGEMQLKEAEGILKRLLASESATAEEKARIVAAIVGICKDVTAKEVIYFARSDRSGLRLLACALVLELNDKAHLEHIALLVNDSHAEVRIAALSVFGLMRVSEVASKKVVDLIYPCTLDMDYRVAITACWLTTLFDPQKGMQTFAPWLSHKNQEIRRFAAAALGNTGKYGVELASRFMVESRDPFVRVQLALALIGQRVSVERACNEVFCFLSENRSLLMWNTSLSPLFRVLAPSDVRHEPDMILTPEAIDQKVHLDLIHVLAVLEYPRTIEVLKRFLKEKTFGITGVAATVLLQECDSESAFLVRELLGDNDPKIRIQAALVLGMWIHDKEAVTVLQEAYPQADRELKIKILEAIGNIGDPCSTDFLLQAMQDPFLVIRIVAAASLILSLNH
- a CDS encoding transglycosylase SLT domain-containing protein codes for the protein MKKRNFFILVSSIFLVLACISFFGLREHFFPSSYRSLVMNNALQEKIDPLLLAALIYRESGFKQAAVSSAGAIGLMQIRPTTIKELARLRKITKDSYNREDLFSAEKNIRLGTLYMNVLLERLFSIEERKIKIDSWYAGDPTRVILASYNAGPTVILQQCLDKCSTKEEYERILQQKRPTTIKYANDILMVQKVLWITNKVLPL
- a CDS encoding histidine triad nucleotide-binding protein, whose amino-acid sequence is MKTIFERIIAGEIDSEKVFENEHILAIKDIYPVAPVHILIMPKKHFSSIQAVGKEDLWLIGEIMRAVQILAMQFKIVDNYRVLTNNGHEAGQTIFHLHFHLIGGRSFGTLG
- a CDS encoding MYG1 family protein → MSASQNFSGALPRSVGTHDGTFHADEVTACALLTLFKLVDEGKIVRTRDSSKLGLCEYVCDVGGIYDPNKKLFDHHQAEYKGTYSSAGMILEYLLREKVINKKEYSFFNESLVKGVDDFDNGRAPGLTGYSFFSQIIANFAPISYEASAEEGQIAFDAAFQFTYGHLRRLWDRYKYNQDCRDTVQNCMNCSKECLVFDKAIPWQDSFFELDGEKHSAKFVIMPSGTHWKLRGIPPDSEHRMSVRFPLPLEWAGLCDNDLKRVSGIQGAIFCHKGRFISVWESKEDAFKALEKVLKAQKMS
- a CDS encoding LOG family protein, with the translated sequence MESYLISNHFDLVTPDGKITKLTHLTETCLHALVMIENISPAFVGYQIDKSLISFNIKSSIAQIGVNGIGLEYSFDPQNHCCEVLVNLTSIGQLGTYFLNLLQVGAYLGRLFAADDRRRVRNPEYLSRMFGRSDRFGRPLLSLGGMQGSNSLVLEKLDGRTVAYLTVQEGRVEYDETIMGFLPTLEKSLHSHIRLREALKLHQTWIPDANRLVSENHLLLLRTQPLHIRTVFGKVVDSLLPHGYHHTTANILQPDTEASGDIYEVFGDSHKEINDIPIEFYTLEPHREHVFFSDRDQLQLSLEDSKCLFKAFATAPFLETHLAAVFIVKGTQMQSLTPQDWIIREPRKHDFPGISHSSRQALMVEKFIQQQPSYPFLKAIVDGLITSQGVLLTRHFPTPLLKSMIFNDEVLRCLKGIYFQRPSLSYGSFFSHEDRAMLNDLSKFAVPVYWVDETTRKTLQYVQKPEKDSGMFVPLNKIDLFLRASFFGVYGSNLLEGNFENELINMFKGLLKLKETLHHPLLNKDTPLALVTGGGPGAMEVGNRVAKNLDILSCANIVDFSLKPGEFINEQKQNPHVEAKMTYRIDKLVERQAEFNLDFPIFLMGGIGTDFEYALEEVRRKVGTVELTPILLFGTKEYWRQKITSKFRCNMENGTIKGSEWISNCFYCVKDGAQALQVYNDYFTGKLLIGRNGPIFTDGFVST